A window from Roseburia sp. 499 encodes these proteins:
- the trpA gene encoding tryptophan synthase subunit alpha → MENRIEQRMQKLQEKGEKAFITYMTAGLPDMAGCKELIKAQEKAGTDVLELGIPFSDPVADGPVIQDASYKSIQLGTNLKKVLELMKEVRAEGVQLPIIFMMYYNTALYFGLEKFVEECIASGVDGLIIPDLPLEEQGELQQYLNKENAPILIELVSPVSAERVPKILENARGFVYCVSGMGVTGQSGNFHREILNYLASVKKVSKIPVMMGFGIEEAKDVAPMKDVIDGAIVGSHFIKLLEANDYKPEAAVEYCSKFKREINAL, encoded by the coding sequence ATGGAAAACAGAATTGAACAGAGAATGCAAAAACTTCAGGAAAAGGGAGAAAAAGCATTTATTACTTATATGACAGCAGGTCTACCGGATATGGCAGGTTGTAAGGAACTGATAAAAGCGCAGGAAAAGGCAGGAACAGATGTGTTAGAACTTGGAATTCCATTTTCTGATCCGGTAGCAGACGGACCCGTAATTCAGGATGCATCCTATAAGTCCATTCAGCTTGGCACAAACTTGAAAAAAGTATTGGAATTAATGAAAGAAGTGAGAGCTGAGGGGGTACAACTTCCAATTATTTTTATGATGTACTACAATACAGCACTTTACTTTGGTTTAGAAAAATTCGTAGAAGAGTGTATTGCAAGCGGTGTGGACGGACTGATTATCCCAGATTTGCCATTAGAGGAGCAGGGAGAATTACAGCAGTATTTGAACAAAGAAAATGCACCAATTTTGATTGAACTGGTATCACCGGTATCTGCTGAACGTGTACCAAAGATTTTGGAAAATGCAAGAGGTTTTGTTTACTGTGTATCCGGTATGGGTGTGACCGGACAGAGTGGAAATTTCCATAGAGAGATTTTGAACTATCTTGCTAGTGTGAAAAAGGTTTCCAAGATTCCGGTTATGATGGGATTTGGAATCGAAGAAGCAAAGGATGTTGCGCCAATGAAAGATGTGATTGACGGTGCCATCGTAGGTTCTCATTTTATTAAATTGTTAGAAGCAAATGACTATAAGCCGGAGGCGGCAGTAGAGTATTGTAGTAAGTTCAAAAGAGAAATCAACGCATTGTAG